One segment of Arvicanthis niloticus isolate mArvNil1 chromosome 5, mArvNil1.pat.X, whole genome shotgun sequence DNA contains the following:
- the Gpr3 gene encoding G-protein coupled receptor 3, giving the protein MLWGAGSSMAWFSAGSGSVNVSGVDPGEEPTGPATLLPSPRAWDVVLCISGTLVSCENALVVAIIVGTPAFRAPMFLLVGSLAVADLLSGLGLVLHFAANFCIGSPEMSLVLVGVLATAFTASIGSLLAITIDRYLSLYNALTYYSETTVTRTYVMLALVWVGALGLGLVPVLAWNCRDGLTTCGVVYPLSKNHLVVLAIAFFMVFGIMLQLYAQICRIVCRHAQQIALQRHLLPASHYVATRKGIATLAVVLGAFAACWLPFTVYCLLGDADSPPLYTYLTLLPATYNSMINPVIYAFRNQDVQKVLWAVCCCCSSSKIPFRSRSPSDV; this is encoded by the coding sequence ATGCTGTGGGGTGCAGGAAGCTCCATGGCCTGGTTCTCAGCTGGCTCAGGCAGTGTGAATGTGAGCGGCGTGGACCCAGGAGAGGAACCCACAGGCCCGGCTACACTGCTGCCCTCTCCCAGGGCCTGGGATGTGGTGCTGTGCATCTCAGGCACCCTGGTGTCCTGCGAGAACGCGCTGGTGGTGGCCATCATTGTAGGCACTCCTGCCTTCCGTGCTCCCATGTTCCTGCTGGTGGGTAGCTTGGCCGTAGCAGACCTGCTGTCAGGCCTGGGCCTGGTCCTGCACTTTGCGGCTAACTTCTGCATTGGCTCGCCAGAGATGAGCCTGGTGCTGGTCGGCGTGCTAGCAACGGCCTTCACTGCCAGCATCGGTAGCCTGCTGGCCATTACCATTGATCGCTACCTTTCCCTGTACAATGCCCTCACCTACTATTCAGAGACAACAGTAACTCGGACCTATGTGATGCTGGCCCTGGTGTGGGTGGGTGCCCTGGGCCTGGGGCTGGTTCCCgtgctggcctggaactgccGGGATGGCCTGACCACGTGTGGTGTGGTCTATCCACTCTCTAAGAACCATCTGGTGGTTCTGGCCATCGCCTTCTTCATGGTGTTTGGCATCATGTTACAGCTCTATGCCCAGATCTGCCGCATCGTCTGCCGCCATGCCCAGCAGATTGCCCTCCAACGACACCTGCTGCCTGCCTCTCACTACGTGGCCACCCGCAAGGGCATCGCCACATTGGCCGTGGTGCTTGGCGCCTTTGCTGCCTGTTGGTTGCCCTTCACTGTCTACTGCCTCCTGGGAGACGCCGACTCCCCTCCTCTCTACACTTACCTTACCCTCCTCCCCGCCACCTACAACTCCATGATCAACCCGGTCATCTACGCCTTCCGCAACCAAGACGTGCAGAAGGTGCTGTGGGCcgtctgctgctgctgttcctctTCCAAGATTCCATTCCGATCCCGGTCCCCTAGTGATGTCTAG
- the Cd164l2 gene encoding CD164 sialomucin-like 2 protein isoform X5, with protein sequence MAAPGPRALRAALCGGCCCLLLCAQLVLAGKGARGFGRGALLRLNVWPTAQGGCKHLGHCERCVDRAHNFSVCVWQQCGPEEPGHCVAQAEVVKEGCSIYNRSESCPASHHHSTEEPKPSTTGSPPIPEDHSPGFDGASFIGGIVLVLSLQATAFFVLRFLKTKDSTYQTL encoded by the exons ATGGCCGCACCCGGACCCCGCGCCTTGCGTGCTGCTCTCTGCGGCGGTTGTTGTTGCCTTCTCCTGTGTGCCCAGCTGGTTCTAGCTG GTAAAGGAGCTCGTGGCTTTGGGCGGGGAGCCCTGCTCCGCCTGAACGTCTGGCCTACTGCCCAAGGGGGCTGCAAACACCTGGGACACTGTGAGCGCTGTGTGGACAGAGCCCACAACTTCTCTGTTTGTGTCTGGCAGCAATGTGGGCCAGAGGAGCCAG gacactgtgtagcccaagctgaggTGGTCAAGGAGGGTTGCTCTATCTATAACCGCTCAGAGTCATGCCCAG CTTCCCACCATCATTCCACTGAGGAACCGAAGCCAAGTACCACAG GGAGTCCTCCCATCCCTGAAGACCACAGCCCAGGTTTTGATGGAGCTAGCTTCATTGGGGGCATTGTGCTGGTACTGAGCCTCCAAGCAACAGCTTTCTTTGTGCTGCGCTTCCTCAAGACCAAGGACAGCACTTACCAGACACTGTGA
- the Cd164l2 gene encoding CD164 sialomucin-like 2 protein isoform X4, producing the protein MAAPGPRALRAALCGGCCCLLLCAQLVLAGKGARGFGRGALLRLNVWPTAQGGCKHLGHCERCVDRAHNFSVCVWQQCGPEEPGHCVAQAEVVKEGCSIYNRSESCPASHHHSTEEPKPSTTGSPPIPEDHSPGFDGASFIGGIVLVLSLQATAFFVLRFLKTKDSTYQTLI; encoded by the exons ATGGCCGCACCCGGACCCCGCGCCTTGCGTGCTGCTCTCTGCGGCGGTTGTTGTTGCCTTCTCCTGTGTGCCCAGCTGGTTCTAGCTG GTAAAGGAGCTCGTGGCTTTGGGCGGGGAGCCCTGCTCCGCCTGAACGTCTGGCCTACTGCCCAAGGGGGCTGCAAACACCTGGGACACTGTGAGCGCTGTGTGGACAGAGCCCACAACTTCTCTGTTTGTGTCTGGCAGCAATGTGGGCCAGAGGAGCCAG gacactgtgtagcccaagctgaggTGGTCAAGGAGGGTTGCTCTATCTATAACCGCTCAGAGTCATGCCCAG CTTCCCACCATCATTCCACTGAGGAACCGAAGCCAAGTACCACAG GGAGTCCTCCCATCCCTGAAGACCACAGCCCAGGTTTTGATGGAGCTAGCTTCATTGGGGGCATTGTGCTGGTACTGAGCCTCCAAGCAACAGCTTTCTTTGTGCTGCGCTTCCTCAAGACCAAGGACAGCACTTACCAGACACT AATCTGA
- the Cd164l2 gene encoding CD164 sialomucin-like 2 protein isoform X3: MAAPGPRALRAALCGGCCCLLLCAQLVLAGKGARGFGRGALLRLNVWPTAQGGCKHLGHCERCVDRAHNFSVCVWQQCGPEEPGHCVAQAEVVKEGCSIYNRSESCPASHHHSTEEPKPSTTGSPPIPEDHSPGFDGASFIGGIVLVLSLQATAFFVLRFLKTKDSTYQTLDRK, translated from the exons ATGGCCGCACCCGGACCCCGCGCCTTGCGTGCTGCTCTCTGCGGCGGTTGTTGTTGCCTTCTCCTGTGTGCCCAGCTGGTTCTAGCTG GTAAAGGAGCTCGTGGCTTTGGGCGGGGAGCCCTGCTCCGCCTGAACGTCTGGCCTACTGCCCAAGGGGGCTGCAAACACCTGGGACACTGTGAGCGCTGTGTGGACAGAGCCCACAACTTCTCTGTTTGTGTCTGGCAGCAATGTGGGCCAGAGGAGCCAG gacactgtgtagcccaagctgaggTGGTCAAGGAGGGTTGCTCTATCTATAACCGCTCAGAGTCATGCCCAG CTTCCCACCATCATTCCACTGAGGAACCGAAGCCAAGTACCACAG GGAGTCCTCCCATCCCTGAAGACCACAGCCCAGGTTTTGATGGAGCTAGCTTCATTGGGGGCATTGTGCTGGTACTGAGCCTCCAAGCAACAGCTTTCTTTGTGCTGCGCTTCCTCAAGACCAAGGACAGCACTTACCAGACACT AGATCGGAAGTGA
- the Cd164l2 gene encoding CD164 sialomucin-like 2 protein isoform X2: MAAPGPRALRAALCGGCCCLLLCAQLVLAGKGARGFGRGALLRLNVWPTAQGGCKHLGHCERCVDRAHNFSVCVWQQCGPEEPGHCVAQAEVVKEGCSIYNRSESCPASHHHSTEEPKPSTTGSPPIPEDHSPGFDGASFIGGIVLVLSLQATAFFVLRFLKTKDSTYQTLEENQ; the protein is encoded by the exons ATGGCCGCACCCGGACCCCGCGCCTTGCGTGCTGCTCTCTGCGGCGGTTGTTGTTGCCTTCTCCTGTGTGCCCAGCTGGTTCTAGCTG GTAAAGGAGCTCGTGGCTTTGGGCGGGGAGCCCTGCTCCGCCTGAACGTCTGGCCTACTGCCCAAGGGGGCTGCAAACACCTGGGACACTGTGAGCGCTGTGTGGACAGAGCCCACAACTTCTCTGTTTGTGTCTGGCAGCAATGTGGGCCAGAGGAGCCAG gacactgtgtagcccaagctgaggTGGTCAAGGAGGGTTGCTCTATCTATAACCGCTCAGAGTCATGCCCAG CTTCCCACCATCATTCCACTGAGGAACCGAAGCCAAGTACCACAG GGAGTCCTCCCATCCCTGAAGACCACAGCCCAGGTTTTGATGGAGCTAGCTTCATTGGGGGCATTGTGCTGGTACTGAGCCTCCAAGCAACAGCTTTCTTTGTGCTGCGCTTCCTCAAGACCAAGGACAGCACTTACCAGACACT GGAAGAGAACCAGTAG
- the Cd164l2 gene encoding CD164 sialomucin-like 2 protein isoform X1, whose translation MAAPGPRALRAALCGGCCCLLLCAQLVLAGKGARGFGRGALLRLNVWPTAQGGCKHLGHCERCVDRAHNFSVCVWQQCGPEEPGHCVAQAEVVKEGCSIYNRSESCPASHHHSTEEPKPSTTGSPPIPEDHSPGFDGASFIGGIVLVLSLQATAFFVLRFLKTKDSTYQTLLSLPDVGWDQDSTLRVQCLRVQLSLCVFVSSCCQQGREPVGDSPRPVLSLLRPWQQLGPCAQCGFL comes from the exons ATGGCCGCACCCGGACCCCGCGCCTTGCGTGCTGCTCTCTGCGGCGGTTGTTGTTGCCTTCTCCTGTGTGCCCAGCTGGTTCTAGCTG GTAAAGGAGCTCGTGGCTTTGGGCGGGGAGCCCTGCTCCGCCTGAACGTCTGGCCTACTGCCCAAGGGGGCTGCAAACACCTGGGACACTGTGAGCGCTGTGTGGACAGAGCCCACAACTTCTCTGTTTGTGTCTGGCAGCAATGTGGGCCAGAGGAGCCAG gacactgtgtagcccaagctgaggTGGTCAAGGAGGGTTGCTCTATCTATAACCGCTCAGAGTCATGCCCAG CTTCCCACCATCATTCCACTGAGGAACCGAAGCCAAGTACCACAG GGAGTCCTCCCATCCCTGAAGACCACAGCCCAGGTTTTGATGGAGCTAGCTTCATTGGGGGCATTGTGCTGGTACTGAGCCTCCAAGCAACAGCTTTCTTTGTGCTGCGCTTCCTCAAGACCAAGGACAGCACTTACCAGACACT GTTATCCCTGCCAGATGTTGGGTGGGACCAGGACTCAACCCTGAgagtccagtgtctgagagtcCAGCTGAGCCTTTGTGTCTTTGTCTCCTCATGCTGCCAGCAGGGAAGAGAACCAGTAGGTGACAGCCCCAGGCCAGTCCTCAGCCTGCTGCGGCCCTGGCAGCAGCTAGGGCCATGTGCTCAGTGTGGTTTTCTCTGA